A region of Trypanosoma brucei brucei TREU927 chromosome 1, complete sequence DNA encodes the following proteins:
- a CDS encoding hypothetical protein, unlikely (unlikely gene predicted by glimmer), whose product MTAWGPNTAEKKYFCIYDNTLIFVFLSFFFFFGELGLLPSLYFGSTLI is encoded by the coding sequence CCAAATAcggctgaaaaaaaatatttttgtatatatgaTAACACGTTaatatttgtgtttctttccttctttttcttttttggtgagTTGGGTTTACTTCCCTCACTTTATTTTGGCTCAACATTGATTTGA